In Euphorbia lathyris chromosome 2, ddEupLath1.1, whole genome shotgun sequence, the sequence gaaacgagtgctgttttcagccatttatcgggatcagctcaagattgttagatctttgagtagtgagcttttggctctgataccacttgttggtccctagtaattagttccaaggggggggataggaactaatgtaactttttcgcttttaattatgctgacttaatattattttaagagtttgataactcagcgtgttggtcagcacgaccgattgattagtcagacagttttagttctatgctgactaagactgcttgacttgagagttgggaattgacacttgaaaggtcagcttccaactcagcactcagatttactcagtttcagttttaacaatttataagctgagtaaatttcacaagcaacacatgcatatatatatatatatatatatatatatatatatattgagagaaagagtttagaagttactcagcacgacttatcctggttcggcctctctgcctacgtctagtccccagttcctcctgggatttttcaatccaatactgagctctttcaaggtagagcacaaaccctttacaaggcagtgagtatgcaagagtacgtcctctattcgtctactcagctcctactaagtactacaacccagcacctagatttttctaaccactgaatgcttacaaccaagcactcagcatacactctcaatataacaattgataaaacacttgttctcttttcagtaaagaacactttagaagattacacagaatcactctagcatttacacagagaatagaagatttggtgtaagatctttttgtatttgagtgctttgaagattttctctcctgtatttttcttttgatgcttcggcaaatgtccaagtgaaatccttgtccattttatagatgaattctggaAATTAGACCGTTTGATTTTGGTGTGTCTGTtgattccaaaacggctcttttagggaacatcttcaggtcagcttcagactgtttcGCCATTCcattcctctgttttcttcaggcgtcaggttttgtcttcttgcatcagacttgtctttttgtgccagttgtcttttaccaataatccattgacccatgtttcttggaattagtcttctgtgtattttcgaggcttcaattattggtgcagaagattggcagactttgtcctttagtgaacggatcctttatgctgtcctgactgtcactcagcttcattcgttatcttcgaatgttcaacttccaagctgagttccttcttagtcagctccgttctgtttattcaattctgaaggagtcttctaatttagtcagcttcgttctggcaactttgaagaagacttctgagaCTGAGTTATACTCCACTCAGGTTCAAATTGCTTTATGCTGatttttgtcctgtcttactttatatatatattttttgcactcaatattgaacaaacacattagtacaattaaatcaaaacatttaaatttaattgcctcttaatcatggatgattttatcaaatcaaaatcttgtggaaaggtgtttcaacagaataaaattaattaaatttattctatcatcttaaatatattagttattccattttttgtgttttgaaaatttaatataGTGTTTCAAGAgtaaaaccttcataaattaatactcgataaattaataacctttTTAAAACAATAATCTTCTGGTCACGACTTGGGCCAAATCACTAATTTTATActcaataaattaatatctttataaattaataaaatttcatggtcccaatattattaatttatagaggttttactgtatttctAGTATTTCAAGtatttttcaacattttttgtattttgaaaatttgATACAATGTCCAAATATTTTTCAAGTTAGGTTGTAATTGCCATCCAATATGGAATGCGGATGAGATTGATTGTATGATTAATGTATGTTTAGGGATTTAGGGTTTATATGATTGCTATTGATTgatttatgcatgcttaatgccttgagACCGACATGAGATAAGATTATAGATtactaaatttaattaatttcagtcctgtggtgaagctcttagcctagtggttgagagcttacctatgccttgagaggtcatgggttcgaatcacatccgggtttggtggggatttttctttcttctttaatgtaagcacattgcgcaaattttttaaaaaaaaaaaattaatttcagtCCACATTAATActacaataatatatattttctattaaatttgGATAAGGGTAATATAGTAAAATGAATCATTTTATTCTTATCCATATTTTACGTATCAAAATGGGATAATAAACATTCCTAccttatttttatccttatcctaaTCTTTTATCCATATCCTTATCCCAAAGAATACCAAACTTCCCCTAACGGCAAGACTAAATTTATTCCATATTCAATATTAAAACTTATTTCGGTTACATCTAAAACTTATTACTATTAAATAAGGGTCCTAACAATTTCCCCACCTCTAATACCACGTACTCATTTTCACACACAAAACTAaaatattagggtaaattacaccatgaCAACTGAATTTTacctattttaatattatatccactgaatttcaatttttaactgTACGGCGACATTTACCatagaattaaagttccttagaatataattaactcttcgaattttttattttgagaccgtcaacggtcgttttgaggtatTGAGTAGCCAccgatattaaaaaatataaaattcagtgattatattattaagaattaaaattcaattgccataatattaaaataggtaagctataaatgtaatttacccaaaagaTTAGtaacataaaagaaaagaaaaaagaaaatcgtAATCCATGGCTTTTTGTACAACTTTAAAAGACGATGAGTTGGAATTTTCAGAGTAGAAATTTCAACAAGAGCCGTTCGTTGACTTGCCATCGTTAGGTATACTACACATATCCCAGTCGTCGGAGATAGATAGATAAAAAGAATCACAACCTTCAATATATCAGAACCGCCACGTGGACTGATATTAATGTGGCTCCCACATTTTGTAAATTTCACACTgtcgttttatcttttattctcCTCTATATAAACATGGCTAACTCCTCATTGCACCATATCTCATCCACTTACATTACGTAAATGACCTCCCCATAGATCGATTCTAATTTAGTTTTCAGCAGTTTATCCAATTAACTTAATTCCATATTCCAGTAGAGAGAGCGAGTTTTATTTTCGCAGATTTGATCGATAATCATGGCGGGTGGAGGTTTTTCAGCCGCCGGTGGAACCGAGTTTGAGGCAAAGATAACGCCGATTGTCATTATTTCCTGCATAATGGCCGCCACCGGCGGTCTTATGTTTGGTTATGATGTTGGAGTTTCAGGTATTTTATTTCCGTTGCCGTCAAAATCACCATATCATAACTTGTCAAACTGTCTCAAAAAGGGTAGTTTTAGAATTTTCATATAAGAATCGTTTCTCCGCCGTGGCTGGTGGTTTAGTGGTGGAGCTAAAACAAATCacgtattaaaaaaaaaattacggaTCTCTTACCGGCGGCTGTTAACAGATTCCATCGGTAATGAATAGACTGTAATTGCCGATGGAAATGGTTTACATACCGATGGGATATTTGTCGGTaatggtaatttttttttttatgatctCCCTAAGTCGAGTCCTTGATCTCCTGTAAGTCCGTCCCTGAGTGTTAATTTTATGGATTTTTGATAATGCAGGGGGAGTTACGTCAATGCCGGATTTCTTGGAAAAGTTCTTTCCGGTGGTGTATAATCAGACTCAGGCTCAGGAAATTTATAAGAATTTAAACATGACTAATCCAAACGTGACTAATGCAAACATCGATAGCAACTATTGCAAGTATGATAATCAAGGGTTGCAATTATTCACATCATCGCTTTACTTGGCCGGTCTAGTTGCGACTTTCTTTGCTTCCTACACTACAAGAAAGCTCGGTAGGAGACCGACCATGTTAATCGCCGGAATATTTTTCATCATCGGTGTGGTGCTTAATGCTTCTGCTCAAGATCTTGCCATGCTCATCATTGGCCGGATCTTACTCGGTTGTGGTGTCGGGTTCGCTAATCAGGTTACTTATTGTCTTTTTTACACTTCGTGAGATTGAATgcaatattaattatattatgaaaataattaatttattcgTGAAATTGAAtgcaatattaattaatttatgaaaataattaatttatccttatctctttcctaattaggttaattaatttttaattagtaTTATGTGTTAATTTAGTAAGAACAGCTAATTGTAACCAAATAAAGTAAGAACAGATAATTTTTCTATAAGCAGAGaaatttaaaaagttttatCCTTATCTTTTATAGTagatgtctttttttttttttttttttttttgtaaaagaaAATTCTAAGGTCAAAGATTAAGCTAAAAAATATGCAGTTTctgataaataaaatgaaataaagtacaataaaaaaagtaaatttaaataataatttaattatttttttttacttttagtaTCTTTAATTTCAATTCAACCAATAGATAGATACGTCATACTTTGATGATAATTATGCAataactttaaaataaaaatgatttttctctttttgatgTGACAAAGACCTTTATATGATGTAGttgtattaattaatttaataaaagatCATATGTTATAGATGGGATTCGTCTAGAAAAAGTGGCAATTTAGCAATATCTCTGGATCTTCCTTTTTGCTTTTAACAATCATTTTTCCTCTATCTTTTCTTatctatctatttatttatttattttttagatattttcatatatttaaatCCATTAACTAACAAGTTAGTATTAGTTAATGGATTTAAGTCAAGCTAGTTGGTGGTGTGGacgtgtttatttatttatttaattcattttttaatctTAAATTCAACTAATGAAGTCTTGTTTGCTGATGCAAACATATTGCTATCTTTATTTACAGTTGAATTAatggatctttttttttttgttttgttttcttctgaattaacaaaaaaattggATTAAGACTTCAACTAAATAATTACATTTTATGAAGCTGTTGAAATTTGACTTAAAAAATATGTGACTTAAGCAATTGTGTTTATTGAAGAGTATTAAATGTTAATTAAGGTATAATTAGTACTAATTAATTATGTTTATGTGCAAGTGCAGGCAGTTCCTTTATTTTTATCAGAGATAGCACCAACAAGAATACGTGGAGGTCTAAACATACTCTTCCAACTTAATGTCACAATTGGAATTCTTTTTGCTAACCTTGTCAATTATGGCACTGCTAAGTAAGCCTTTTTTATCTTCATGTCTTACAAATTCTAAATTTAAGAatctatttttctatttttccttataatttttttttatattccaattagataaattaaacaaaattatagtcaaattgattacgtttttattgactttttttttttccctcttACTCCACCAGTGAAATTTGTGGACTAAAAATAGTGGGAAAAATCAACCATTGACTTTGTAGCCCGCTATTTAGACTAGAAATTAGTATCATTAATGATGCCATAGTAGAATATGTTGAATATGTGACAACAATTAAAATCTATGTCACGTCTGATATATTGTAATTAAATGTAAATAATTGTGTTTTTGACAGAATAAATGGTGGATGGGGATGGAGACTGTCGCTGGGATTGGCTGGAATTCCGGCACTATTATTGACAGTAGGATCGCTGATTGTTTCAGAAACTCCGAACAGTTTAATTGAAAGAGGTCGACATGAAGAAGGAAAAACTGTTCTAAGGAAGATAAGAGGAACTGATAATATTGAACCTGAATTCTTGGA encodes:
- the LOC136219756 gene encoding sugar transport protein 13 yields the protein MAGGGFSAAGGTEFEAKITPIVIISCIMAATGGLMFGYDVGVSGGVTSMPDFLEKFFPVVYNQTQAQEIYKNLNMTNPNVTNANIDSNYCKYDNQGLQLFTSSLYLAGLVATFFASYTTRKLGRRPTMLIAGIFFIIGVVLNASAQDLAMLIIGRILLGCGVGFANQAVPLFLSEIAPTRIRGGLNILFQLNVTIGILFANLVNYGTAKINGGWGWRLSLGLAGIPALLLTVGSLIVSETPNSLIERGRHEEGKTVLRKIRGTDNIEPEFLELVEASRIAKEVKHPFRNLMKRRNRPQLVIAVALQIFQQFTGINAIMFYAPVLFDTVGFGSDASLYSAVITGAVNVVATCVSIYSVDKLGRRVLLLEAGIQMFLSQVIIAIILGIKVTDHSDDLSKGFAILVVLMVCTFVSAFAWSWGPLGWLIPSETFPLETRSAGQSITVCINLLFTFVIAQAFLSMLCHFKYGIFLFFSGWVLVMSFFVFFLVPETKNIPIEEMTERVWKQHWFWKRFMDDDEEGGIEINGKSSKKIGHV